Proteins found in one Bacteroidales bacterium genomic segment:
- the yajC gene encoding preprotein translocase subunit YajC: MNNLICILLMAPPEGDSPYSSFIFLAAIILIFYFFMIRPQMKKQKDSKKFREELKKGDKVLTTGGIYGKLAEIREKVVILEVEDKIRLKVDKTAIVKDSSDLTVKK, translated from the coding sequence ATGAATAATTTGATTTGTATTTTATTAATGGCACCACCCGAAGGTGATAGCCCTTATAGTTCCTTTATTTTTTTAGCTGCAATTATTTTAATTTTTTACTTTTTTATGATAAGACCGCAGATGAAAAAACAGAAAGATTCAAAAAAATTCCGTGAAGAACTAAAAAAAGGAGATAAAGTTCTTACTACTGGTGGAATTTATGGTAAATTAGCTGAAATAAGGGAAAAAGTTGTAATTTTAGAAGTTGAAGATAAAATAAGATTAAAAGTTGATAAAACGGCTATAGTTAAAGATTCAAGCGATTTGACAGTGAAAAAGTAA
- a CDS encoding DUF1573 domain-containing protein, which yields MNNKILFITGLILIVLISCKQSSNDDKEKISTEIVQNPITASGDYNMEDLPEIKFEKNIHDFGVIIQGEKVSHTFTYKNAGKSDLIIRSARASCGCTVPKFSKEPLAPGDEAEIEVIFNSSGRKGSQHKTITILTNAQPNKTILKITCEIVIPN from the coding sequence ATGAATAATAAAATATTGTTTATTACAGGTTTGATATTAATAGTATTAATATCATGTAAACAATCTTCAAATGATGATAAGGAAAAAATATCTACAGAGATTGTTCAAAACCCAATAACTGCTTCAGGCGATTATAATATGGAAGATTTGCCTGAAATAAAGTTTGAAAAAAACATTCATGATTTTGGAGTAATAATTCAAGGAGAAAAAGTATCACATACATTCACTTATAAAAATGCAGGTAAATCTGATTTAATTATCCGTTCTGCAAGAGCAAGTTGTGGTTGTACTGTTCCTAAATTTTCAAAAGAACCATTGGCTCCCGGTGATGAAGCCGAAATAGAGGTTATTTTTAATAGTTCGGGAAGAAAAGGAAGCCAGCATAAAACAATTACAATATTGACTAATGCACAACCTAATAAAACGATTCTTAAAATAACTTGTGAAATAGTTATACCTAATTAA
- a CDS encoding four helix bundle protein, whose protein sequence is MAKNLCRFVYRITSKDKFAKDFALKNQIRNSSGSSMDNIAEGFGRAGKKEFIHFLSISNGSSDEVKSQLYRAFDQEYINDGEFREGYELADKLSKKNGNLIKYLNSSDYRGKKFKQS, encoded by the coding sequence ATTGCAAAAAATTTATGCAGGTTTGTTTATAGGATAACTTCAAAAGATAAGTTTGCAAAGGATTTTGCATTGAAGAATCAAATTAGGAATTCTTCAGGTTCTTCTATGGACAATATTGCAGAGGGTTTCGGAAGAGCGGGAAAGAAAGAGTTCATACATTTCTTATCTATTTCAAATGGTTCTTCTGATGAAGTAAAGTCTCAGCTATACAGAGCGTTCGATCAGGAATATATTAATGATGGAGAATTTCGTGAAGGATATGAACTTGCTGATAAATTATCAAAAAAAAATGGAAATTTGATAAAATATCTGAATTCTTCAGATTATCGTGGAAAAAAATTTAAACAATCATAA